The following proteins come from a genomic window of Ilumatobacter coccineus YM16-304:
- a CDS encoding ATP-binding protein, translating to MTSDLERSVRECRIVVGPDAVSTHRANAPDAPIVALVDATSPIQAVLAQAAGADIVLPTPELEVGALAESPGLALAVTAAEAIANRRREVAGSARQVGHDLASTVNVVGLAADVAISGATPPDDALTHIASLARSADADIWRAGRASRSLRRAMTVVDVVAVARGHALAAPDVDIATTVEHAWVFADERELTSTLSELIQNARTASARRVRLSIAVDAGIGPSRVRISVDDDGTGFDPATRDADGRPEFAPHRTSNPSARAGLGLATIAEFAGDIGARVTVSDADDEWSTRVELSIPLLDDPAGKVAARAIAIDQATAQANILERVVRQAPVTESLDAIVAAIENQLPDSACSVLLLRNGRTLHHGSGAKLPSAYRDAIDGVEIGRGQGSCGTAAYTGRPVIATDVTTDSNWVSFRDVALEHDLRSCWSTPIVAAEGGEVLGTFAVYKSSVWSPDQAAIRLVKRFTYLAAVAIEHHRLFGALAESESRFRSAFEGATAGLALVDLDGSLLKVNPSLSRMLGRSESSLLSKNMLDLLDAPSRPLIRAAWDQLIADGPMTTRAQPTIEVPLADPPGDHDVWVSLSTSIVAAPEERSLYVEVRDITASRRHLAEQRAREAAEASNRAKTDFLALVSHELRTPLNAILGFAQVMQLSKLDAEQHTESVDHIVNAGEHLRDLIDQLLDLSRIEAGQLSVSIGRVDTADAIADALDIVGPLAGSRNIALVHDRHNADRHDVLADRRCLRQVLINLLGNAVKFTPPDGRIDVDVATTSAGTVRVTVTDTGPGIAPESIDLLFQPFRRLHPERPGRAEGTGLGLSLSARLMSEMGGTIGVDSTVGVGSSFWIEFPPADDSLAVAVGDRPLALDSPDTDAVTPVSGVVLYVEDDRACLDVMHAALALRPLVELRTASTAADGSAQLRRGNVDLVLLDIGLPDRSGWDLLDDIRVTDTEVPVLVLTAGTDAVPDPAPRHLELLTKPLDIPAALRVIDAALSGTTLGHSDGQTIDSLQQ from the coding sequence ATGACGTCCGACCTCGAACGGTCGGTGCGCGAGTGCCGCATCGTCGTCGGACCCGACGCCGTGTCGACGCATCGGGCCAACGCACCCGACGCGCCGATCGTCGCGCTCGTCGACGCGACGTCGCCGATCCAGGCGGTGCTCGCCCAGGCCGCCGGGGCCGACATCGTGCTCCCCACACCCGAACTCGAGGTCGGCGCGCTCGCCGAATCGCCGGGCCTCGCGCTCGCGGTCACCGCCGCCGAAGCCATCGCCAACCGACGGCGCGAGGTGGCGGGGTCCGCCCGTCAGGTCGGTCACGATCTGGCGAGCACGGTGAACGTGGTCGGTCTCGCGGCCGACGTCGCCATCTCGGGAGCGACACCTCCCGACGACGCCCTCACGCACATCGCGTCGCTCGCCCGCAGCGCCGATGCCGACATCTGGCGTGCCGGACGAGCGAGCCGTTCGTTGCGCCGAGCGATGACCGTCGTCGACGTCGTCGCCGTGGCCCGTGGCCACGCTCTCGCTGCGCCCGACGTCGACATCGCCACCACCGTGGAGCACGCGTGGGTCTTCGCCGACGAGCGCGAACTCACCTCGACCCTGTCGGAGTTGATCCAGAACGCCCGGACCGCGTCGGCCCGACGAGTTCGGCTCTCGATCGCCGTCGACGCGGGGATCGGCCCGTCACGCGTCCGCATCTCGGTCGACGACGACGGCACCGGTTTCGACCCGGCGACGCGCGACGCCGACGGCCGCCCCGAGTTCGCACCGCATCGCACCTCCAATCCGTCGGCGCGCGCCGGTCTCGGTCTGGCGACCATCGCCGAGTTCGCCGGTGACATCGGGGCCCGCGTCACGGTGAGCGACGCCGACGACGAGTGGTCGACCCGAGTCGAACTGTCGATCCCGCTGCTCGACGACCCGGCCGGCAAGGTCGCCGCTCGAGCGATCGCGATCGACCAGGCGACCGCCCAGGCCAACATCCTCGAGCGGGTGGTCCGACAGGCACCCGTGACCGAGTCGCTCGACGCGATCGTCGCAGCGATCGAGAACCAACTCCCCGACAGCGCCTGTTCGGTGCTCCTGCTGCGCAACGGTCGCACCCTCCACCACGGGTCGGGAGCGAAGCTGCCGTCGGCATATCGCGACGCCATCGACGGCGTCGAGATCGGACGCGGGCAGGGCTCGTGCGGCACCGCCGCCTACACCGGACGCCCGGTGATCGCGACCGACGTCACGACCGACAGCAACTGGGTCAGCTTTCGCGACGTCGCGCTCGAACACGACCTGCGGTCGTGCTGGTCGACGCCGATCGTCGCGGCGGAGGGCGGCGAGGTGCTCGGGACGTTCGCCGTGTACAAGTCGAGCGTGTGGAGCCCCGATCAGGCGGCGATCCGCCTCGTCAAACGATTCACCTATCTCGCCGCCGTGGCGATCGAGCATCACCGTCTGTTCGGCGCCCTCGCCGAGAGCGAGTCGCGCTTTCGCAGCGCGTTCGAAGGGGCCACCGCCGGGCTCGCGCTCGTCGATCTCGACGGGTCGCTGCTCAAGGTCAACCCGTCGCTCTCCAGGATGCTGGGTCGCTCGGAGTCGTCGCTGCTGTCGAAGAACATGCTCGACCTCCTCGACGCGCCGTCGAGGCCGCTGATCCGAGCGGCCTGGGACCAGTTGATCGCCGACGGGCCGATGACCACGCGGGCGCAGCCAACCATCGAGGTGCCGCTCGCCGACCCGCCCGGCGACCACGACGTGTGGGTCTCGTTGAGCACGTCGATCGTGGCCGCGCCCGAAGAACGCAGTCTCTACGTCGAGGTCCGCGACATCACCGCCAGCCGTCGCCACCTCGCCGAGCAACGAGCTCGCGAAGCCGCCGAGGCGTCGAACCGGGCCAAGACCGACTTCCTCGCGCTCGTCAGCCACGAGCTGCGCACGCCGCTCAACGCGATCCTCGGCTTCGCCCAGGTGATGCAGCTGTCGAAGCTCGACGCCGAACAGCACACCGAGAGCGTCGACCACATCGTCAATGCCGGTGAGCATCTGCGCGACCTCATCGACCAGCTCCTCGACCTGTCGCGGATTGAAGCCGGCCAACTCTCGGTGAGCATCGGGCGGGTCGACACGGCCGACGCCATCGCCGACGCGCTCGACATCGTCGGCCCACTCGCCGGCTCTCGCAACATCGCCCTCGTCCACGATCGGCACAACGCCGACCGCCACGACGTGCTCGCCGATCGGCGCTGTCTCCGCCAGGTGCTCATCAACCTGCTCGGCAACGCCGTGAAGTTCACGCCGCCCGACGGTCGCATCGATGTCGACGTCGCCACCACGTCGGCCGGAACGGTTCGGGTGACGGTCACCGACACCGGACCGGGAATCGCACCCGAGTCGATCGATCTGCTCTTCCAACCGTTCCGACGCCTGCACCCCGAGCGGCCCGGACGTGCCGAGGGGACCGGGCTCGGCCTGTCGTTGTCGGCTCGCCTGATGTCGGAGATGGGCGGCACCATCGGCGTCGACAGCACCGTCGGCGTGGGCAGCAGCTTCTGGATCGAGTTCCCTCCGGCCGACGATTCACTCGCAGTTGCGGTCGGCGACCGGCCACTCGCACTCGACTCCCCCGACACCGATGCGGTCACGCCGGTGAGCGGTGTGGTGCTCTATGTCGAGGACGACCGGGCCTGTCTCGACGTGATGCACGCAGCGCTCGCGCTCCGTCCACTCGTCGAGCTCCGCACGGCATCGACCGCCGCCGACGGCAGCGCCCAACTTCGCCGCGGCAATGTCGACCTGGTGCTCCTCGACATCGGACTCCCCGACCGATCGGGATGGGACCTGCTCGACGACATCCGGGTGACCGACACCGAGGTTCCGGTGCTGGTGCTCACGGCCGGCACCGACGCCGTGCCCGACCCGGCGCCCCGGCATCTCGAACTGCTCACCAAGCCGCTCGACATCCCCGCGGCTCTACGGGTGATCGATGCCGCCCTCAGCGGCACGACGCTCGGCCACAGCGACGGCCAGACGATCGACTCGCTCCAGCAGTGA
- a CDS encoding response regulator transcription factor, translated as MDTASSQPIRVLIVDDHRVLTELLTSALSMSERVTVVGSVGTAIDGVRQVASLRPDVVLLDYDLPDGDGVSVVSAIIEASPGVRVLMLTSYTDPVVLSEAMEAGCSGFITKRNGASEILAAVLAVASDETPVSPDMVRALVAKNSVGLGSDLTAREIEVLRIAAKGLSNKEIAAELYLSVNTVRNHMQHVLNKLGAHSKLEATAIATRIGILRR; from the coding sequence GTGGACACCGCAAGCAGCCAACCCATCCGTGTGCTCATCGTCGACGACCACCGCGTGCTGACCGAGTTGCTCACCTCGGCGCTGTCGATGAGTGAACGCGTCACCGTCGTCGGATCGGTCGGCACCGCCATCGACGGGGTCCGACAGGTCGCCTCACTGCGGCCCGACGTCGTGCTGCTCGACTACGACCTGCCCGACGGCGACGGGGTGTCGGTCGTGTCGGCGATCATCGAGGCGAGCCCCGGTGTGCGGGTGCTGATGCTCACTTCGTACACCGACCCGGTGGTGTTGAGCGAGGCGATGGAGGCCGGGTGCTCCGGGTTCATCACCAAACGCAACGGCGCGTCCGAGATCCTCGCGGCCGTGCTCGCGGTCGCCTCCGACGAGACGCCGGTGTCGCCCGACATGGTGCGGGCGCTGGTGGCCAAGAACTCGGTCGGGCTCGGGTCCGACCTCACCGCACGTGAGATCGAAGTGTTGCGCATCGCCGCCAAGGGGCTCAGCAACAAGGAGATCGCCGCCGAGCTGTACCTGAGCGTCAACACGGTGCGCAATCACATGCAACACGTGCTCAACAAACTCGGCGCACACTCCAAGCTCGAAGCCACGGCCATCGCCACCCGCATCGGCATCCTCCGCCGCTGA
- a CDS encoding LLM class flavin-dependent oxidoreductase, translating into MKLALYLPNFRDEVTVKELEDLTSLAEDLDFDSVWTLDRIVVPEASDREELEHAFGRMEGFPKALPVSSRGQWYQGWPLIPWLAAKTSKVRIGMSITDTPYRSPGVLAAELATVDHLSNGRLNVGLGAGWMPEEFAASSASHIYPKRNKHVRETVEILQGIWTNDVFEYHGEFADFDRCGFGAKPIQNDPHPPIFFSGLKDPKRAANRVAKYNLSGWIGIQDTPEELTTWRTAIQRELDEVDGGHSIDDLEIASMCWFVITDEKSDQTPMGKGSNILIGTAEQITDNLKRLKEAGLTMPLFWPPFQDVPVSKTLDDMKRLKEEIMPKVDAM; encoded by the coding sequence GTGAAGCTGGCGCTCTACCTCCCCAACTTCCGTGACGAGGTGACCGTCAAGGAACTCGAAGACCTCACCAGCCTCGCCGAAGACCTCGACTTCGACTCGGTGTGGACGCTCGACCGCATCGTGGTGCCCGAAGCATCGGATCGCGAAGAGCTCGAGCACGCGTTCGGCCGGATGGAAGGCTTCCCGAAGGCACTGCCCGTCTCGTCCCGCGGCCAGTGGTACCAGGGTTGGCCGCTCATCCCGTGGCTCGCCGCCAAGACCTCGAAGGTTCGGATCGGCATGAGCATCACCGACACCCCGTACCGTTCGCCCGGTGTGCTCGCCGCCGAACTCGCCACCGTCGATCACCTGTCGAACGGCCGCCTGAACGTCGGTCTCGGCGCCGGCTGGATGCCCGAGGAGTTCGCCGCATCGAGCGCCTCGCACATCTACCCGAAGCGCAACAAGCACGTGCGTGAAACGGTCGAGATCCTGCAGGGGATCTGGACCAACGACGTGTTCGAGTACCACGGCGAGTTCGCCGACTTCGATCGCTGTGGGTTCGGTGCCAAGCCGATCCAGAATGATCCGCACCCGCCGATCTTCTTCAGTGGTCTGAAGGACCCGAAGCGGGCCGCGAACCGCGTCGCGAAGTACAACCTCTCCGGCTGGATCGGCATCCAGGACACGCCCGAGGAGCTCACCACCTGGCGCACCGCGATCCAGCGTGAACTCGACGAAGTCGACGGCGGCCACTCGATCGACGACCTCGAGATCGCCAGCATGTGCTGGTTCGTCATCACCGACGAGAAGAGCGATCAGACACCGATGGGCAAGGGCAGCAACATCTTGATCGGCACGGCCGAACAGATCACCGACAACCTCAAGCGACTCAAGGAAGCCGGCTTGACGATGCCGCTGTTCTGGCCTCCGTTCCAGGACGTGCCCGTCTCGAAGACGCTCGACGACATGAAGCGTCTCAAAGAGGAGATCATGCCCAAGGTCGACGCGATGTGA
- a CDS encoding bifunctional riboflavin kinase/FAD synthetase, with protein sequence MQLINDQSTPAFPGERTVITIGAYDGVHVGHQAVIDHVRRVAAERGCKSVVVTFDQHPAFVVRPESAPKLLTGPAEKLVRLEATGVDAVVMVPFGEEQAAESPESFVKRVLIDHLDVAVIVVGEDFHFGQNREGNVDLLRKIGAEHDFSVEGLELLPRADGVDEPVSSTAIRRALAGGDVSRANEMLGHTYEVRGQVVKGDQRGRLLGFPTANVEVPNRLCLPADGVYAGRYERPDGTVHDCAINLGRRPTFYEHAETSLLEAHLLDFDGDLYSEPAIVRFTHFLRSERKFDGIDALIEQLRADTEHARTLLIDVR encoded by the coding sequence ATGCAGTTGATCAACGACCAATCGACACCCGCGTTTCCCGGCGAACGTACGGTCATCACCATCGGCGCCTACGACGGCGTGCACGTCGGCCACCAGGCGGTGATCGACCACGTGCGTCGCGTGGCGGCCGAACGCGGCTGCAAGAGCGTCGTGGTCACCTTCGATCAACACCCGGCGTTCGTCGTCCGCCCGGAGTCGGCGCCGAAGCTGCTCACCGGCCCGGCCGAGAAACTCGTCCGGCTCGAAGCGACCGGCGTCGACGCAGTGGTCATGGTGCCGTTCGGGGAAGAGCAGGCGGCCGAGAGCCCCGAGTCGTTCGTGAAGCGAGTGCTCATCGACCACCTCGACGTGGCGGTCATCGTCGTCGGCGAGGACTTCCATTTCGGTCAGAACCGCGAAGGCAACGTCGACCTGCTGCGCAAGATCGGAGCCGAACACGACTTCTCGGTCGAAGGGCTCGAACTGCTCCCGCGAGCCGACGGGGTGGACGAACCGGTGAGCTCCACGGCGATCCGCCGTGCCCTCGCCGGCGGCGACGTCTCGCGCGCCAATGAAATGCTCGGGCACACCTACGAAGTCCGCGGCCAGGTCGTCAAGGGCGATCAGCGCGGCCGCCTGCTGGGCTTCCCGACCGCCAACGTCGAAGTGCCCAACCGACTGTGCCTCCCGGCCGACGGCGTGTACGCCGGCCGATACGAACGACCCGATGGCACCGTGCACGACTGCGCCATCAACCTCGGCCGACGCCCGACGTTCTACGAGCACGCCGAGACCTCGCTGCTCGAAGCGCACCTCCTCGACTTCGACGGCGACCTCTACAGCGAGCCGGCGATCGTGCGCTTCACGCACTTCCTGCGCAGTGAGCGCAAGTTCGACGGCATCGACGCCCTGATCGAGCAGTTGCGTGCCGACACCGAACACGCTCGCACCCTGCTCATCGACGTTCGATAG
- the rpsO gene encoding 30S ribosomal protein S15, whose protein sequence is MPNKAVTIDANKIHDTDTGSPEVQIALMTERITHLTEHLKKHKKDHHSRRGLLMIVGRRRRMLDYVKGIDVERYRKIVADLGLRR, encoded by the coding sequence ATGCCCAACAAGGCTGTCACCATCGACGCGAACAAGATCCACGACACCGACACCGGGTCGCCCGAAGTGCAGATCGCGCTCATGACCGAGCGCATCACGCACCTCACCGAGCACCTGAAGAAGCACAAGAAAGACCACCACAGCCGTCGTGGTCTGCTCATGATCGTCGGTCGTCGTCGCCGCATGCTCGACTACGTCAAGGGCATCGACGTCGAGCGCTACCGCAAGATCGTCGCTGACCTCGGCCTCCGCCGCTGA
- a CDS encoding polyribonucleotide nucleotidyltransferase: protein MAEAISVSGPISGTDKTLTFETGKFAPQSQGAVVASIAGTKVLTTANAAKSVRDGMDFFPLTVDVEERAYAAGKIPGSFFRREGRPTEDAILTCRLTDRPLRPSFPEGFRHETQVVTTVLGADQVNPHDVLSINAASAALMISGIPFDGPLGTVRMAYSQEGEWIPHPTFEEAENGTFEIVIAGRELDDGDVAVMMVEAGGSENAFYYYEDGAKKVTEEVLGDALQACKVWIKESIALQRQLVASVIATHGPIEPMSWTPVLDYTPEIMDAVEKFSTEAMKPAVTISAKAERNAAVDAVAADAVAHFCGDDGEFPGQSKMVKEAVRSLMKKVMRRRVLDEGIRIDGRAPGDLREVTAEVGVLPTAHGSGLFQRGETQVMNVLTLAMPRMNQMIDSLNPNNEKRYLHHYNMPPWANGETGRVGSPKRREIGHGALAARAVLPVIPNQEDFAYTLRLVSEVMASNGSTSMGSVCASSLSLMDAGVPVKSHVSGIAMGLIHEDGKYVTLTDILGAEDAMGDMDFKVAGTEDAITALQLDTKIDGIPADVLSDALAQARVARLTILDVMNAAIPESRSEVADTAPKITTIYIPLDKVGEVIGPKGKVINTIQQETGADIGVDDDGARGIVTIGAVEAWRMEEAKMAILNIVDPPKAELDKVYMGRVVNITKFGAFVNILPGRDGLVHISKMGGGRRINSVDDVLELGQEIEVKVDEIDDKGKVSLTPTSPLGGDGGDAGSSSDGGGNSGGGRERRSRNDRNDRGDRGDKRSDSGSSSTTTSDVVEVSFEDSFDAELADELGDLGPKSDRPKGDRDGGNRGGGSRRRHR, encoded by the coding sequence ATGGCTGAAGCCATTTCCGTGTCCGGACCCATCTCTGGGACCGACAAGACACTCACCTTCGAGACGGGCAAGTTCGCCCCCCAGTCGCAGGGTGCCGTCGTGGCATCCATCGCTGGGACGAAGGTTCTCACCACTGCCAACGCCGCGAAGAGCGTGCGCGACGGCATGGACTTCTTCCCCCTGACGGTCGACGTCGAGGAGCGGGCGTACGCCGCCGGCAAGATCCCCGGCTCGTTCTTCCGTCGTGAAGGCCGCCCGACCGAGGACGCGATCCTCACGTGCCGCCTCACCGACCGTCCGCTCCGCCCGAGCTTCCCAGAGGGCTTCCGCCACGAGACGCAGGTCGTCACCACCGTGCTGGGCGCCGACCAGGTCAACCCGCACGACGTGCTCTCGATCAACGCTGCCTCGGCGGCGCTCATGATCTCGGGTATCCCGTTCGACGGCCCGCTCGGCACCGTCCGCATGGCCTACAGCCAAGAGGGCGAATGGATCCCGCACCCCACGTTCGAAGAAGCCGAGAACGGCACCTTCGAGATCGTCATCGCCGGCCGTGAACTCGACGACGGTGACGTCGCCGTGATGATGGTCGAAGCCGGTGGCTCCGAGAACGCCTTCTACTACTACGAAGACGGCGCCAAGAAGGTCACCGAAGAAGTGCTCGGCGACGCCCTCCAGGCCTGCAAGGTGTGGATCAAGGAATCGATCGCGCTCCAGCGTCAGCTGGTCGCATCGGTCATCGCCACCCACGGCCCGATCGAGCCGATGTCGTGGACCCCGGTCCTCGACTACACCCCCGAGATCATGGACGCCGTGGAGAAGTTCTCGACCGAGGCCATGAAGCCTGCCGTCACGATCTCGGCCAAGGCCGAGCGCAACGCAGCGGTCGACGCGGTCGCCGCCGACGCCGTCGCCCACTTCTGTGGCGACGATGGCGAGTTCCCCGGCCAGAGCAAGATGGTCAAGGAAGCCGTTCGCAGCCTCATGAAGAAGGTCATGCGTCGTCGTGTCCTCGACGAAGGCATCCGCATCGACGGCCGTGCGCCCGGCGATCTCCGCGAAGTCACCGCCGAAGTCGGCGTGCTCCCCACCGCTCATGGCTCCGGCCTGTTCCAGCGTGGTGAGACGCAGGTCATGAACGTGCTGACGCTGGCCATGCCCCGCATGAACCAGATGATCGACTCGTTGAACCCCAACAACGAGAAGCGTTACCTGCACCACTACAACATGCCGCCGTGGGCCAACGGCGAAACCGGCCGTGTCGGTTCGCCCAAGCGCCGCGAGATCGGCCACGGTGCGCTCGCCGCCCGTGCCGTCCTGCCCGTCATCCCGAACCAGGAAGACTTCGCGTACACGCTGCGCCTCGTCTCCGAGGTCATGGCCTCCAACGGCTCGACCTCGATGGGTTCGGTCTGCGCCTCCAGCCTCTCGCTGATGGACGCCGGCGTGCCGGTCAAGAGCCACGTGTCGGGTATCGCCATGGGCCTCATCCACGAAGACGGCAAGTACGTCACGCTCACCGACATCCTCGGTGCCGAGGACGCCATGGGTGACATGGACTTCAAGGTCGCCGGCACCGAAGACGCCATCACGGCGTTGCAGCTCGACACCAAGATCGACGGCATTCCTGCCGACGTGCTGTCCGACGCGCTCGCTCAGGCTCGCGTCGCTCGCCTGACGATCCTCGACGTGATGAACGCCGCCATTCCGGAGTCCCGCTCCGAGGTGGCCGACACCGCGCCGAAGATCACGACGATCTACATCCCGCTCGACAAGGTCGGCGAGGTCATCGGCCCGAAGGGCAAGGTCATCAACACGATCCAGCAGGAGACCGGAGCCGACATCGGCGTCGACGACGACGGCGCTCGCGGCATCGTCACCATCGGTGCGGTCGAGGCGTGGCGTATGGAGGAAGCCAAGATGGCGATCCTCAACATCGTCGATCCGCCGAAGGCCGAGCTCGACAAGGTCTACATGGGCCGTGTCGTCAACATCACCAAGTTCGGTGCGTTCGTCAACATCCTCCCGGGTCGTGACGGTCTCGTCCACATCTCGAAGATGGGTGGCGGACGTCGCATCAACAGCGTCGATGACGTGCTCGAACTCGGTCAGGAGATCGAAGTCAAGGTCGACGAGATCGACGACAAGGGCAAGGTCAGCCTCACCCCGACGAGCCCCCTCGGTGGCGACGGCGGCGACGCCGGCTCCTCGTCCGACGGTGGCGGCAACTCGGGTGGCGGCCGTGAGCGTCGCAGCCGCAACGACCGCAACGATCGTGGTGACCGCGGCGACAAGCGCAGCGACTCGGGCTCGTCGAGCACGACGACCTCCGACGTCGTCGAAGTCAGCTTCGAAGACAGCTTCGACGCCGAACTCGCCGACGAGCTCGGCGACCTCGGCCCGAAGAGCGATCGTCCGAAGGGCGACCGCGACGGTGGCAACCGAGGCGGCGGAAGCCGTCGTCGTCACCGCTGA
- the dapB gene encoding 4-hydroxy-tetrahydrodipicolinate reductase: MRVGVNGAAGQMGRTVCAAVAADPDLELVAGVDVNGAGAVVEGIELAPQLQAFAEAECDVVVDFTVVEAARDTIPWLGMHGIHAVVGTTGFTDSDLAIYKTTFGPTGPNCLIAPNFAISAVLMMRFAEMAAPWFDTAEVVELHHMRKIDAPSGTAVKTIERMAEARTDDFASDPTEVEIYPGARGGLGPRNIRAHAIRMEGMVAHQEVILGADGQTLTIRQDSYDRSSFMPGVVLACKHIAEHPGLTLSLDPFLT, encoded by the coding sequence ATGCGAGTCGGTGTGAACGGTGCAGCAGGACAGATGGGCCGCACCGTGTGTGCAGCCGTGGCGGCCGACCCCGACCTCGAGTTGGTCGCCGGCGTCGACGTCAACGGCGCGGGCGCAGTCGTCGAAGGGATCGAACTGGCTCCCCAGCTGCAAGCCTTCGCCGAGGCCGAGTGTGACGTGGTGGTCGATTTCACGGTCGTCGAAGCAGCCCGTGACACGATCCCGTGGCTCGGCATGCACGGCATCCACGCGGTGGTCGGCACCACCGGATTCACCGACAGCGACCTCGCGATCTACAAGACCACGTTCGGGCCGACCGGCCCCAACTGCCTGATCGCCCCGAACTTCGCCATCTCGGCCGTGTTGATGATGCGGTTCGCCGAGATGGCCGCGCCGTGGTTCGACACCGCCGAGGTGGTCGAACTCCACCACATGCGCAAGATCGACGCGCCGTCGGGCACCGCGGTCAAGACGATCGAACGGATGGCCGAGGCTCGCACCGACGACTTCGCCAGCGACCCCACCGAGGTCGAGATCTACCCGGGCGCTCGTGGCGGCCTCGGGCCGCGCAACATCCGGGCGCATGCCATCCGGATGGAGGGAATGGTCGCCCACCAGGAGGTCATCCTCGGGGCCGACGGGCAGACGCTGACGATCCGCCAAGACAGCTACGACCGATCGAGCTTCATGCCGGGCGTCGTGCTCGCCTGCAAGCACATCGCCGAGCACCCCGGCCTCACCCTCTCCCTCGACCCGTTCCTCACGTGA
- a CDS encoding glycosyl hydrolase family 18 protein — MTLDAGPDDAPQITDEIDITQSITGAVERLSRTRQYAILGGLIALALAVFGIGLLLSGDDDTAAPLPPKPEIPLDAWAPYWTLESSLVDAPLRVPSMREISPFWYAATGVDAITVDENADSEATAAFMDAISRTDAAIVPSIVDALPAGEMAAIIADPTTRTAHVDALVAFAEAGGYDGLDLDYEQFAFSDGRDTWATTRPNWVAFVRQLSERLDDDGRTLTVSIPPVYDAEQTADSGFWVYDHGAIAPYVDRIRVMAYDFSVGEPGPIAPLAFVERSINGVVEATGDPEKVVLGLAAYGRNWPVSVDGECPEGEEVPGVTTVNNRTVDELIERRGATPEFDSVTGEWSFGYELEITDGTTTCLQTRRVHYVDADGVRLRMDMAREARLDGVALWAFGFDDPDVWSAILPTVDS, encoded by the coding sequence GTGACCCTCGACGCAGGGCCCGACGACGCCCCACAGATCACCGACGAGATCGACATCACCCAGAGCATCACCGGGGCGGTCGAACGACTCAGTCGGACCAGGCAGTACGCGATCCTCGGTGGGCTGATCGCACTCGCGCTGGCCGTGTTCGGCATCGGACTGCTGCTGAGCGGCGACGACGACACCGCGGCACCGCTGCCGCCGAAGCCCGAGATCCCGCTCGACGCCTGGGCGCCCTACTGGACGCTCGAGAGCTCCCTCGTCGATGCGCCGCTCCGGGTGCCGTCGATGCGCGAGATCTCGCCGTTCTGGTACGCAGCAACCGGAGTCGACGCCATCACCGTCGACGAGAACGCCGACTCCGAGGCGACCGCAGCGTTCATGGATGCGATCTCACGGACCGACGCAGCGATCGTTCCCTCCATCGTCGACGCACTGCCGGCCGGTGAGATGGCCGCCATCATCGCCGACCCGACGACCCGAACCGCGCACGTCGACGCGCTGGTCGCGTTCGCCGAGGCGGGTGGCTACGACGGTCTCGACCTCGACTACGAACAGTTCGCGTTCTCCGACGGGCGCGACACCTGGGCGACCACCCGACCGAACTGGGTCGCGTTCGTCCGACAACTCTCCGAACGACTCGACGACGACGGCCGCACCCTCACGGTCAGCATCCCGCCGGTGTACGACGCCGAGCAGACCGCCGACAGCGGCTTCTGGGTCTACGACCACGGTGCCATCGCGCCGTACGTCGATCGCATCCGTGTCATGGCGTATGACTTCTCGGTCGGTGAGCCCGGCCCGATCGCTCCGCTGGCGTTCGTCGAACGGTCGATCAACGGCGTGGTCGAAGCGACCGGCGACCCGGAGAAGGTCGTGCTCGGCCTGGCGGCGTACGGCCGCAACTGGCCGGTGTCGGTGGATGGGGAGTGCCCGGAGGGTGAGGAGGTCCCTGGCGTCACCACGGTCAACAACCGCACGGTCGACGAACTGATCGAGCGGCGAGGTGCGACTCCGGAGTTCGACTCGGTGACGGGGGAGTGGAGCTTCGGCTACGAACTCGAGATCACCGATGGCACCACCACCTGCTTGCAGACGCGGCGCGTGCACTATGTCGACGCCGACGGGGTGCGACTCCGCATGGACATGGCCCGCGAAGCTCGTCTCGACGGCGTGGCGCTGTGGGCGTTCGGCTTCGACGACCCCGACGTGTGGTCGGCGATCCTGCCCACCGTCGACAGCTGA
- a CDS encoding type II toxin-antitoxin system RelE/ParE family toxin: MTRPILRPRAEDDLVERTRYYRAEGGSDLGERFFNTAIGALDAIGRMPGAGSPRVGEMCGIDGLRVRRVPDFPCGWFYFVAGDRVDVVRLLDDAQDIAAILADIEQP, encoded by the coding sequence GTGACACGCCCGATCCTTCGCCCGCGAGCCGAGGACGATCTCGTCGAGCGAACCCGGTACTACCGAGCCGAGGGCGGCTCGGACCTCGGCGAACGATTCTTCAATACAGCAATCGGTGCGCTCGACGCAATCGGACGGATGCCTGGCGCCGGCTCACCGCGGGTGGGCGAAATGTGCGGCATCGATGGGCTCCGAGTCCGCCGAGTCCCGGACTTCCCGTGCGGCTGGTTCTACTTCGTCGCCGGCGATCGTGTCGATGTCGTCCGCCTCCTCGACGATGCACAAGACATCGCAGCGATCCTCGCCGATATCGAGCAGCCGTAG